In the genome of Coraliomargarita algicola, one region contains:
- a CDS encoding succinate dehydrogenase/fumarate reductase iron-sulfur subunit, whose translation MNLTIRVWRQKNRLDVGKFAEYKLADISEDSSFLEMLDILSEQLVADGHEPVAFDHDCREGICGMCSMTINGIPHGPESGTTACQLHMRHFHDGQTITIEPWRAKPFPVIKDLVVDRTPLDKIIQAGGFITARAGSAVDANAMPIAKGIADYAMDAAACIGCGACVAACPNASAMLFTGAKVAHMNSLPQGKAEKDRRTLAMVSTMDGEGFGGCTNIGECEAACPKSISLDMIAQLNRDYATAQFKNFFKPVA comes from the coding sequence ATGAATCTCACAATCCGCGTTTGGCGTCAAAAGAACCGCCTCGACGTTGGAAAATTTGCCGAATACAAGCTCGCGGACATTTCTGAGGACTCCTCGTTCCTCGAAATGCTCGACATCCTTTCGGAGCAACTCGTCGCGGATGGCCACGAGCCAGTCGCATTTGACCATGACTGTCGCGAAGGTATTTGCGGTATGTGCTCGATGACGATTAATGGCATCCCGCACGGCCCCGAGAGCGGCACCACGGCCTGTCAGTTGCACATGCGCCACTTTCACGATGGGCAGACGATTACCATCGAGCCATGGCGCGCCAAGCCCTTTCCAGTCATTAAAGACCTGGTGGTTGACCGCACACCCTTGGATAAGATTATTCAGGCAGGTGGCTTTATCACTGCACGTGCTGGGAGCGCTGTGGATGCGAACGCGATGCCGATCGCTAAGGGTATTGCCGACTATGCGATGGATGCTGCGGCCTGTATCGGTTGTGGTGCCTGTGTGGCTGCGTGCCCGAATGCATCGGCGATGTTATTTACCGGTGCCAAGGTTGCTCACATGAACAGCCTGCCGCAAGGTAAGGCGGAAAAAGATCGCCGCACACTCGCGATGGTTTCGACCATGGATGGCGAAGGCTTTGGCGGCTGCACCAATATCGGTGAGTGTGAGGCAGCCTGCCCGAAGAGCATCTCGTTAGATATGATTGCGCAGCTTAACCGTGATTATGCGACGGCTCAATTTAAGAACTTCTTTAAGCCCGTGGCCTAA
- a CDS encoding DUF11 domain-containing protein, whose amino-acid sequence MKKFLGASALAGFIVLAASQLSAQRIVDEGKNFTVSNSPETTVFNLKTPSDNRHIHEYNNPKPAKAAPAAAPAAMVDCAPGIVTDYVDQHLVRLEKSAPDMVAINTPYNYDYTVVAKDKVKKVVVEEQIPAGTVYVSSSPEAEVNGSSVKWTLYNVESGSRTPLQLTVKPTQVADLSNCATIVAFPEACTTTQVGAPELAIVKTTPNEQVLLGAGVPWNITVTNVGNFCAYDVVLTDTLPAGVSHDSGNSTLTTNLGTLAPGESRDVTINTTAAATGEHCNTAVASSSNAGSVEDDACVVIVEAGIDVVKEGTPMQFVGKKASYTITATNTGDVPLTDVVVVDTVPAQNKLLGAPGAQVNGNTATWTTSLGAGESKSFDVTVLGLQEGTYCNQVSAASAQYGLSGSDDACTEWRGYPALLIEVIDTEDPLLVGEQTTYVIQITNQGTAQDTNVGLEVQLPSQLKVVSAAGDTQGTISGNNVSFAPYAVLKAKQIIEFRVVAQAVAEGDARFKAQMSSDLLKTPVPEEEATQVY is encoded by the coding sequence ATGAAAAAGTTCCTCGGAGCTTCTGCACTTGCAGGATTCATTGTCTTGGCCGCATCTCAGCTATCAGCGCAGAGAATCGTGGACGAAGGCAAGAACTTCACAGTGTCGAATTCTCCTGAAACCACCGTTTTCAATCTGAAGACGCCCTCTGACAACCGTCACATTCACGAATACAACAACCCCAAGCCAGCAAAGGCCGCTCCTGCAGCCGCTCCTGCTGCTATGGTTGATTGTGCGCCTGGCATCGTTACTGACTATGTCGATCAGCATCTCGTTCGCCTTGAAAAGTCCGCTCCCGATATGGTGGCGATCAACACTCCTTATAACTACGACTACACCGTAGTCGCTAAGGATAAGGTAAAGAAAGTTGTCGTCGAAGAGCAAATCCCAGCCGGCACTGTATATGTATCCAGCTCACCTGAAGCCGAAGTGAATGGCAGCAGCGTGAAGTGGACACTTTACAATGTTGAAAGCGGTTCTCGCACTCCACTTCAGTTGACTGTAAAACCAACTCAAGTTGCTGACCTCAGCAATTGTGCAACCATCGTTGCTTTCCCTGAAGCTTGCACCACCACACAAGTTGGTGCTCCTGAGCTCGCAATCGTTAAGACGACTCCTAACGAGCAAGTTCTTCTGGGAGCTGGTGTTCCTTGGAACATCACTGTAACCAACGTGGGTAACTTCTGTGCATACGATGTGGTCCTCACGGATACATTGCCTGCTGGCGTTTCTCATGACAGCGGTAACAGCACACTCACAACAAATCTGGGCACACTTGCTCCGGGTGAAAGCCGTGATGTTACAATCAACACTACTGCTGCGGCAACTGGTGAGCATTGCAACACTGCGGTCGCTTCCTCCTCGAATGCCGGTTCTGTTGAAGATGACGCATGTGTCGTTATCGTAGAAGCAGGCATCGATGTTGTTAAGGAAGGCACACCAATGCAATTCGTTGGCAAGAAGGCTTCCTACACCATCACAGCTACTAACACTGGTGATGTGCCTCTTACAGACGTAGTTGTTGTGGACACAGTTCCAGCACAAAACAAGTTGCTCGGCGCACCAGGTGCTCAAGTTAACGGCAACACTGCTACATGGACCACTAGCCTCGGTGCTGGCGAATCCAAGAGCTTCGACGTTACAGTTCTCGGCCTGCAAGAAGGCACTTACTGCAACCAAGTTAGCGCTGCATCGGCTCAATACGGCCTCAGCGGTAGCGACGACGCTTGCACAGAATGGCGCGGCTACCCAGCCTTGCTGATCGAAGTGATCGATACTGAGGATCCACTCCTCGTCGGTGAGCAAACTACATACGTGATCCAAATCACTAACCAAGGCACTGCACAAGACACCAACGTTGGCCTCGAAGTTCAGCTTCCAAGCCAGCTTAAGGTTGTTTCCGCTGCAGGTGACACTCAAGGCACGATCTCTGGCAATAATGTCAGCTTCGCTCCTTATGCTGTCCTGAAGGCTAAGCAAATCATTGAGTTCCGTGTCGTTGCACAAGCTGTCGCCGAAGGTGACGCTCGCTTCAAGGCACAAATGAGCTCGGATCTGCTCAAGACTCCAGTTCCTGAAGAAGAAGCGACTCAAGTCTACTAA
- a CDS encoding ExbD/TolR family protein codes for MARRRSSQSPEEDFPMTPMIDMVFLLLVFFMTVSTLAQADRAKKLDLPESAQSDVPDVEDLPNRGTISLDAEGVIYLGTHAVSLSDMQNQMKASLAANPELRIHLRADQATPYHEIKKVLKACAEVGAYEVIYATYQM; via the coding sequence ATGGCCCGCCGCAGATCCAGTCAATCTCCCGAGGAGGATTTTCCTATGACGCCGATGATCGACATGGTCTTCTTGTTATTGGTTTTTTTTATGACAGTCAGCACGCTCGCTCAGGCCGATCGTGCTAAGAAGCTCGACTTACCGGAATCCGCGCAGAGCGATGTGCCGGACGTGGAGGATTTGCCCAATCGTGGGACTATTTCGCTCGATGCTGAAGGTGTCATTTACCTCGGCACTCATGCTGTGTCGCTGAGTGATATGCAAAATCAGATGAAGGCATCACTGGCTGCAAATCCAGAGCTGCGCATTCATTTGCGTGCAGATCAAGCGACGCCTTATCACGAAATTAAGAAAGTGCTCAAAGCATGTGCCGAAGTCGGGGCTTACGAGGTTATTTACGCCACATACCAAATGTAG
- a CDS encoding ExbD/TolR family protein gives MAQLKRKAEDKVGVAIAPMIDVVFLLLIYFMVASTMEQQEADLSFQLPGSVEQDEPLDLPDEQIIEIREDGQVVVNDFPYDAPEAPRYEELAAMLTRFREASAANKVEAIVTISPAESVSHAQIVKVMDACSLAGIEAVNFALGDDS, from the coding sequence ATGGCCCAACTAAAAAGGAAAGCAGAAGACAAAGTCGGCGTCGCCATCGCGCCGATGATTGATGTGGTCTTTCTACTTTTAATTTACTTCATGGTTGCTTCGACCATGGAGCAGCAGGAGGCCGATCTCTCGTTTCAGTTGCCAGGCTCAGTGGAGCAGGATGAGCCGCTCGACTTGCCCGATGAGCAAATTATTGAAATTCGTGAAGATGGCCAAGTTGTCGTTAACGATTTCCCTTACGATGCGCCTGAAGCTCCGCGTTATGAAGAACTGGCCGCGATGTTGACGCGCTTTCGTGAAGCGAGCGCCGCAAATAAAGTCGAAGCGATTGTGACTATTTCTCCCGCAGAGAGCGTATCGCATGCTCAGATTGTTAAAGTGATGGATGCTTGTTCGCTGGCAGGCATCGAAGCTGTGAACTTTGCTTTAGGAGACGATAGCTAG
- a CDS encoding YicC/YloC family endoribonuclease, translating to MLARMRSMTGFGRGCADAVDAGVRIQIEINSVNRKTLDVQISAPREWNGYESICNEWISAAFQRGRVNVQIKVESTQGGSDSLALNTNAMAESLKGLRAFAESQDLEFTPDSGFLLELARSVKDSSGLPDWKELKDSIQEAFQKALADIDSMRQQEGAALAADLKERITQLEDFRQQIEKNASGSTLRYRDALLERLKQLKLELDPSDERVLKEVAIFADRSDISEETTRLACHFEQFLSFLNADEATGRKMDFLCQEIHREFNTTGSKSNDIEITRMVIEGKNALERIREQVQNIE from the coding sequence ATGCTGGCACGGATGCGAAGTATGACAGGTTTTGGGCGCGGTTGCGCGGATGCAGTGGACGCCGGTGTGCGTATCCAAATTGAAATTAATTCGGTTAACCGTAAGACCTTGGATGTGCAAATCAGCGCCCCTCGCGAATGGAATGGCTACGAATCGATCTGTAACGAATGGATTAGCGCCGCATTTCAACGCGGACGCGTCAACGTGCAGATTAAAGTGGAATCCACTCAAGGAGGGAGCGATTCGCTGGCACTCAATACCAATGCCATGGCCGAAAGCCTCAAAGGCTTACGTGCCTTTGCCGAATCCCAAGACTTGGAGTTTACACCCGACAGTGGTTTTCTACTCGAACTGGCACGCTCAGTCAAAGACAGCAGCGGCCTGCCCGACTGGAAGGAGCTGAAAGACTCAATTCAAGAAGCATTTCAGAAAGCACTAGCCGACATCGACTCCATGCGCCAACAAGAAGGTGCCGCGCTGGCTGCCGACTTAAAAGAGCGCATCACTCAGCTAGAAGATTTTCGCCAGCAAATCGAGAAGAACGCCAGCGGTAGCACTCTTCGCTACCGCGATGCTCTACTGGAGCGCTTAAAACAACTAAAACTGGAGCTCGATCCTTCAGATGAACGCGTACTCAAAGAAGTCGCGATCTTCGCCGATCGTTCCGATATCAGCGAAGAGACCACGCGTCTGGCTTGCCACTTTGAGCAATTTTTAAGCTTCCTGAACGCAGACGAAGCCACTGGTCGAAAAATGGACTTTCTCTGTCAGGAAATTCACCGCGAGTTCAACACTACTGGCAGTAAATCAAACGATATTGAAATCACTCGTATGGTGATCGAAGGTAAAAACGCCCTCGAACGCATCCGCGAGCAAGTGCAAAATATCGAATAA
- a CDS encoding DUF1501 domain-containing protein produces MQNLPLTRREFIRGAGGLGFLAFSGAAPAFLARSAMAQTPAPERDRSILVIIQLAGGNDGLNTVIPFTDDRYYNLRPTIGLKHGLLHLNDDLALHPACKELHQLYGEGKLSIVQNVGYPNPNRSHFRSTEIWETASDADSFKREGWLGRFFDNACAGSPEADDINADPTAIHVGDMIPQSYLSEQAHSLFGMKHRGRFDRGNDPADLAYEKLLQADHIEGNASYLQHTMMNTLVTERRVEKIISQYKALSSYPGSKLAQSLKRVAALIHADLETRVYFVSQSGYDTHANQLNNQERLLTELSAAMSAFQKDLKAHKKDEQVITMTFSEFGRRPAENGSGGTDHGTAAPLFVMGSRVNGGLLGESPELVTDVKKDLQYSTDFRSVYSSVLDKWLEADSSKILGEKFEHVPFV; encoded by the coding sequence ATGCAAAACCTACCCCTCACACGTCGCGAATTTATCCGTGGAGCCGGCGGCCTCGGCTTCCTGGCATTTAGTGGGGCCGCACCTGCGTTTCTGGCCCGCAGCGCCATGGCACAGACACCTGCGCCCGAGCGGGACCGCAGCATCTTGGTCATCATTCAGCTGGCCGGTGGCAACGATGGCCTCAACACCGTCATCCCCTTCACCGACGATCGCTATTACAACCTGCGCCCCACCATTGGGCTCAAACACGGCCTACTCCATCTCAACGACGACCTCGCCCTGCACCCAGCTTGCAAAGAGCTACACCAGCTCTACGGCGAAGGCAAACTCTCGATCGTGCAAAATGTCGGCTACCCCAACCCCAACCGCAGCCACTTCCGCTCCACCGAGATCTGGGAGACCGCCAGCGACGCCGACAGCTTTAAACGCGAAGGCTGGCTCGGCCGTTTCTTTGACAACGCCTGTGCAGGCAGCCCCGAAGCCGACGATATCAACGCCGATCCCACCGCCATCCACGTGGGCGACATGATCCCTCAAAGCTACCTCTCCGAGCAAGCCCACTCACTCTTCGGCATGAAGCACCGCGGACGCTTCGACCGCGGCAACGACCCTGCCGACCTCGCCTACGAGAAACTGCTGCAAGCGGACCACATCGAAGGCAATGCCAGCTACCTACAGCACACCATGATGAATACCCTCGTCACTGAGCGTAGAGTCGAGAAGATCATCTCCCAATACAAAGCCTTAAGTAGCTACCCCGGCAGCAAGCTGGCACAATCGCTCAAACGCGTCGCCGCCCTGATCCATGCGGACTTAGAGACACGCGTCTACTTCGTCTCGCAAAGTGGCTACGACACACATGCCAACCAATTAAACAACCAAGAACGCCTACTGACAGAGCTATCAGCTGCCATGAGCGCGTTTCAAAAAGACCTCAAGGCCCACAAGAAAGACGAGCAGGTGATCACCATGACTTTTTCCGAGTTTGGGCGACGCCCCGCGGAAAACGGCAGCGGCGGCACCGACCATGGCACCGCAGCGCCACTCTTCGTCATGGGCTCACGAGTCAACGGTGGCCTCTTAGGCGAATCCCCCGAGCTCGTGACCGACGTTAAGAAAGACCTCCAATACAGCACCGATTTCCGCAGTGTCTACAGCAGTGTACTCGACAAATGGCTCGAAGCCGACTCCAGTAAAATCCTAGGAGAAAAGTTCGAGCACGTGCCCTTTGTGTAG
- a CDS encoding DUF1800 domain-containing protein — protein sequence MSQTAPTPQTFAVADAWKPLPMSFWRIEEAQHFLRRVGFSATPEAVTAALRDSPKAYLHTAFQPGMDMQKSTELSEFEATAHERHRHIYKNVEDEEERRQLRQELQREESELFRNFAMDWFNLARQPEYSAQEKFVVFLQDIFVVEQSKVKDTALLFSMQQTLRQGIHSDYPDLCKKVSREPAMVRYLDLIQNTARKPNENFARELFELFTLGEGNYSEADIKEASRAFTGYRIKNRYHFYLEKKLQDKTHKTIFEQTGNWDGDDVIDLTFQQPAARTFLIRELIKFYLTEKPVPEPYIEALGDQWAEHNFSLRYLIETFFQSRLFFHPAYRGNMVKSPIHFYIGLCQDLRLDVAPFEARVLRSMATMGQTFYNPPNVRGWLYGEHWINSTTISARRQLVDYLFAKLNEKNLNANEQLALKNAREAGRGNFLVTQERLQQVLSLAPNDLAQHFTTYFITAPSRATYLDALHSIVGDTQDEGAAQRVRHAIIALLQSPAYNLC from the coding sequence ATGTCGCAGACTGCCCCCACCCCACAGACTTTTGCCGTCGCCGATGCCTGGAAGCCCCTCCCAATGAGCTTCTGGCGAATCGAAGAGGCACAACACTTCCTACGACGCGTCGGATTTTCAGCCACGCCCGAAGCCGTGACAGCCGCCTTGCGCGACTCCCCGAAGGCTTATCTGCACACAGCCTTCCAGCCAGGCATGGACATGCAAAAATCAACCGAGCTCAGTGAGTTTGAAGCCACTGCACACGAACGCCACCGACATATCTATAAAAATGTCGAGGACGAAGAAGAAAGACGGCAATTGCGCCAAGAGCTCCAACGCGAGGAGAGCGAGCTATTTCGCAACTTCGCGATGGACTGGTTTAATCTAGCCCGCCAGCCCGAGTATAGTGCGCAAGAAAAGTTCGTCGTTTTCCTACAAGACATCTTCGTAGTCGAACAGAGTAAGGTCAAAGACACCGCACTGCTCTTTTCCATGCAGCAAACACTGCGCCAGGGCATCCATAGCGACTACCCGGACCTATGTAAAAAGGTCAGTCGTGAGCCAGCGATGGTCCGCTACCTGGACCTCATTCAGAACACTGCTCGCAAGCCCAACGAAAATTTCGCTCGCGAGCTCTTCGAGCTCTTCACACTGGGCGAGGGCAACTACAGCGAAGCCGACATCAAAGAAGCCTCCCGCGCCTTCACCGGTTATCGCATAAAAAATCGCTACCATTTTTACCTCGAGAAGAAACTGCAGGACAAAACGCACAAGACAATCTTCGAGCAAACAGGCAACTGGGACGGCGACGATGTAATCGACCTCACCTTTCAACAACCAGCGGCTCGCACTTTCCTGATCCGTGAGCTCATTAAGTTTTACCTAACCGAAAAGCCGGTACCGGAGCCCTACATCGAGGCGCTGGGAGATCAATGGGCCGAGCATAACTTCAGCCTACGTTACTTAATCGAGACCTTCTTCCAAAGCCGCCTCTTCTTCCATCCCGCCTACCGGGGCAATATGGTCAAAAGTCCGATCCATTTTTACATCGGCCTGTGCCAGGATCTGCGACTCGACGTAGCCCCCTTCGAGGCACGTGTCCTGCGTAGCATGGCCACCATGGGACAGACCTTTTACAACCCACCCAACGTCCGCGGCTGGCTTTACGGTGAGCACTGGATCAATTCCACTACCATCAGCGCCCGCCGCCAACTCGTCGATTATCTCTTCGCCAAACTCAACGAGAAGAACCTCAACGCCAACGAACAACTCGCGCTCAAAAACGCACGCGAAGCCGGCCGCGGCAACTTTCTCGTCACTCAAGAGCGCCTGCAACAAGTGCTCAGTCTCGCTCCCAACGACCTAGCCCAGCACTTCACCACCTATTTTATCACCGCCCCCTCACGGGCGACCTACCTCGACGCACTCCACTCCATCGTAGGGGACACCCAAGACGAAGGTGCCGCCCAGCGCGTACGCCATGCCATCATAGCCCTGCTGCAATCTCCCGCCTATAATCTGTGCTAG
- a CDS encoding ABC transporter substrate-binding protein, with translation MQPIPVDAEVVDFSVGEFGANIIETIEGDVATVNPLVNESVGGSLVIGRILDSLVTMDPKTGEVIPNLAKSWEISEDNLQYTFHLRKGVHWSDGEPFTAEDVVFTWQTFFAKQSDPETGEVMTGEDGRPLYRYNSRSTFGQQINGQEPQVEMLDDFTVRFTTPEVYAPFLLFGGGVDILPKHILYDAYEDGTLMDQWSLQTAIDEPWKIVGLNMFVLETYRPGERMVFARNPNYWKVNTQGERLPYVDRVISKIVPDGNSSNVAFAQGQTDFESIGPDNVAWVRRGEERFDYTVLDMGPSSSTNFIWFNLNPGKNAEGEPFVAPYKFDWFSDKRFRQAISYGINREGIIRGVFFNRADILNGYVSPKRKFWYNDEVRKYPYQVERSRALFQEMGFEYRGQELFDAEGRRVEFTLITNSNNGLRVEMATVFKENMAAIGVDVELQFLDFNTIVTKISDAFDYEACMLGLGGGAPDPYAGKDILMSGGRMHFWYPQQQSPATEWEARIDELMREVGRHTEVEVRKEYFNEVQAILAEQQPFIFLVSAKEYAGYRNRWRNVEPTPLGGVTWNLESLWSEVSE, from the coding sequence GTGCAGCCGATACCGGTCGATGCGGAGGTGGTTGATTTTTCGGTGGGTGAGTTTGGTGCAAACATTATAGAAACGATCGAGGGGGATGTCGCGACGGTGAATCCTTTGGTCAATGAGTCGGTCGGGGGCTCGCTGGTGATTGGGCGGATCTTGGACAGTCTGGTTACGATGGACCCGAAGACGGGCGAAGTGATTCCAAACCTGGCAAAGTCTTGGGAGATTTCTGAGGATAATTTACAATACACCTTTCACTTGCGCAAGGGAGTGCATTGGAGTGATGGCGAGCCGTTTACCGCAGAGGATGTAGTCTTTACCTGGCAAACCTTCTTTGCCAAACAGTCGGACCCGGAGACGGGGGAGGTGATGACGGGCGAGGATGGGCGGCCACTTTATCGCTACAATTCGCGTTCCACTTTTGGGCAGCAAATTAACGGACAGGAGCCGCAAGTTGAAATGCTTGATGACTTTACTGTGCGCTTTACGACGCCTGAAGTGTATGCGCCCTTTCTGCTCTTTGGGGGCGGAGTCGATATTTTGCCCAAGCATATTTTATACGATGCGTATGAGGACGGCACTCTGATGGATCAATGGAGTTTGCAGACTGCGATTGATGAGCCATGGAAGATTGTCGGGTTGAATATGTTCGTGCTAGAAACGTACCGTCCAGGAGAGCGAATGGTCTTTGCTCGGAATCCGAACTATTGGAAAGTGAATACACAAGGGGAGCGCTTACCTTATGTGGACCGAGTGATTTCCAAAATCGTGCCAGATGGCAATAGTAGTAATGTCGCCTTTGCGCAGGGGCAGACTGATTTCGAGTCCATTGGTCCTGATAATGTGGCTTGGGTGCGGCGCGGCGAAGAGCGCTTTGATTATACCGTGCTGGACATGGGCCCATCGAGTAGCACTAACTTTATTTGGTTTAATCTCAACCCTGGCAAGAATGCGGAGGGCGAACCTTTTGTAGCACCCTACAAGTTTGACTGGTTTTCGGACAAGCGCTTCCGCCAGGCCATTTCGTATGGCATCAATCGCGAGGGCATCATTCGCGGCGTCTTTTTTAACCGTGCCGACATTCTAAATGGCTACGTCTCGCCCAAGCGCAAATTTTGGTATAACGACGAGGTGCGCAAATACCCCTATCAAGTAGAACGCTCGCGGGCGCTCTTTCAAGAAATGGGCTTCGAGTATCGCGGTCAGGAACTGTTTGATGCCGAAGGGCGTCGGGTCGAGTTCACTTTGATCACCAATTCCAACAACGGGCTACGCGTTGAAATGGCGACTGTATTCAAGGAGAATATGGCTGCGATCGGGGTGGACGTGGAGCTGCAGTTCTTGGACTTCAATACCATCGTAACTAAGATCTCCGATGCCTTCGATTACGAGGCCTGCATGTTGGGCCTAGGCGGCGGTGCGCCGGACCCGTATGCAGGCAAAGACATTTTGATGAGCGGTGGCCGCATGCACTTTTGGTACCCTCAACAGCAAAGCCCTGCGACTGAGTGGGAGGCACGGATCGACGAGCTGATGCGTGAGGTCGGCCGCCATACCGAGGTCGAAGTGCGAAAAGAGTATTTCAACGAGGTGCAGGCGATCCTAGCCGAGCAGCAACCCTTTATCTTTCTCGTCAGTGCCAAGGAATATGCGGGCTATCGTAATCGCTGGCGTAATGTCGAGCCGACTCCGCTGGGCGGGGTTACTTGGAATTTGGAATCACTCTGGTCGGAGGTGAGCGAATGA